The Brachionichthys hirsutus isolate HB-005 chromosome 3, CSIRO-AGI_Bhir_v1, whole genome shotgun sequence genome has a window encoding:
- the LOC137916036 gene encoding lysophosphatidylcholine acyltransferase 1, with product MRLPSRRKRGMEGDGKKTDHAPPFRNPFVHVLNFTLLEKAKIALMTVTLFPIRLLIAAFMMLLAWPFAFLASVGHSETNVEPQCLWRRLVDISLKIIMRVMWFAGGFHWITVKGQRALPAEAPILTLAPHSSYFDAIPVTMTMASIVMKAESKDIPLWGTLIKYIRPVFVSRSDQDSRKKTVEEIKRRAHSGGEWPQIMIFPEGTCTNRSCLITFKPGAFIPAVPVQPVVIRYPNKLDTITWTWQGPGAFEILWLTLCQLHNEFVIEFLPVYTPSEEEKRNPALFAINVRRVMAKALGVPITDYSFEDCQLAMAEGQLSLPVNTCLLEYAKLVRRLGLKPKNTEKVLQDYGNRARKLEGQKLDLDDLTQFLNVPVSDMLRDMFALFDEHEENYMDVREYVIALSVVCRPAKTLETMKLAFKMFEAEEDGAITEMELAVILKTALGVTHLNASHLFTAIDAEDTGKITFDKFRSFVEQQPDFAEDYLYTENQCLRSCPCSRHLTNPTQSSSNPPGTATTKTANGICPDFSPRDHGTNDRLSKKHD from the exons ATGAGGTTACCGAGCCGCAGAAAACGTGGGATGGAAGGGGATGGAAAGAAGACGGACCATGCGCCGCCGTTCAGAAACCCTTTCGTGCATGTTTTGAATTTCACTCTTCTGGAAAAAGCAAAG ATTGCATTAATGACAGTCACACTGTTCCCCATCCGTCTGCTCATAGCTGCATTCATGATGCTGCTGGCTTGGCCTTTTGCCTTCCTGGCCTCAGTAGGACACTCAGAGACAAACGTTGAACCCCAGTGCCTCTGGAGGAG ACTGGTGGACATAAGTCTGAAGATCATCATGCGGGTCATGTGGTTTGCGGGAGGATTCCATTGGATAACTGTGAAAGGCCAAAGAGCACTGCCTGCAGAAGCACCCATCCTCACCCTGGCACCCCACTCTTCATACTTTGATGCAATCCCAGTCACAATGACGATGGCCTCAATTGTCATGAAGGCTGAAAGCAAGGATATACCTCTCTGGGGCA CTTTGATTAAGTACATCAGGCCAGTGTTTGTGTCGCGGTCAGATCAAGACTCCAGAAAGAAGACTGTGGAGGAGATCAAACGCAGAGCCCACTCTGGAGGGGAATGGCCACAG ATCATGATTTTCCCAGAGGGAACATGCACCAATAGATCCTGCCTAATCACCTTTAAACCAG GCGCCTTCATCCCAGCTGTGCCAGTGCAGCCTGTGGTGATTCGTTACCCTAATAAACTG GATACAATCACATGGACATGGCAAGGGCCTGGAGC GTTTGAAATCTTATGGCTGACACTCTGCCAGTTGCACAATGAGTTTGTGATCGAG TTCCTTCCTGTCTACACTCcctcagaggaggagaaaagaaaccCTGCTCTGTTTGCTATCAATGTGAGGCGTGTCATGGCCAA AGCCCTGGGGGTTCCCATCACAGACTATTCATTTGAAGACTGCCAGCTGGCCATGGCAGAAGGCCAGCTGAGCCTACCAGTCAACACTTGTCTATTGGAGTATGCCAAACTTGTCCGGAGACTAGG GCTGAAACCCAAGAACACTGAGAAAGTTCTGCAGGACTATGGGAATCGAGCCAGGAAGCTGGAGGGGCAGAAGCTGGACTTGGATGACTTGACTCAGTTCCTAAATGTGCCAGTATCAGATATGCTGCGAGACATGTTTGCTCTGTTTGATGAG CATGAAGAGAATTACATGGACGTCAGAGAATATGTGATAGCCTTATCTGTTGTATGCAGACCAGCTAAAACTCTGGAAACGATGAAATTGGCCTTCAAG ATGTTTGAGGCAGAGGAGGATGGTGCCATCACAGAGATGGAGTTGGCAGTGATTCTGAAGACAGCTTTGGGCGTGACGCACCTCAACGCGTCTCATTTGTTTACTGCCATTGACGCCGAAGACACGGGAAAGATAACGTTTG ACAAGTTCAGAAGctttgtggagcagcagccagaCTTTGCAGAGGACTACCTGTACACAGAAAAccaatgcctccgcagctgtccCTGCAGCCGTCACCTTACAAACCCCACCCAGTCTTCCTCGAACCCGCCAGGCACTGCCACGACCAAAACGGCGAACGGTATCTGCCCTGATTTCAGCCCCAGGGATCACGGCACAAATGATAGACTCTCTAAGAAGCACGACTGA